The DNA segment AGATTTGACCACCGAAGGGCACCGAGAAGGTGAACTGTGTGGTGTTGGCAAAGCCGTTACACGTCAGACCATCGTTGGAGTTTGTGTCGAGACACGGAACACCGTTTGGAACATCGTCAAAGTGACCTTCGACCGGACCTGCACCCAAAATGGCGCCCAAGTTATCCCGCGCACCAAACGCTGCAATGCCATCAAGATGGAATGCAAATGCTTCGGCATTGGAAATGTCGCCGCTGCCGTCTGTGTCTGGGTTAAAGATTGTGCGGCCGCGGGCAGCAAATTCGAACCCTTCGGTACCGGCGCGCACACCAAGGCAACAGTTAAAGTTGTTGTCACCCAAAGCCAGGCCGTAACGTGCGGCTACACCGGAGCGTTCTTTGCTGTCTTCGGTGTATCGGATACCACCGGTAAGCCGGAAACCATCGGCCACTTCATATGTCGCATCAGCAAACAGGCCGTAGGAATCAGTATCAACAGTGGTGTTGAATTCGATGCCTTGGAAAAACGGCGAACGGTCACCGGTAGAGCCCAGGAATGCGAATTGATCTTCGCGAATATAGACGCCGCCGACGCTCCAGATGAAGTCACCATCGGTGTCGAAAATGCGCAGTTCCTGGAAGTGCGAACGTGAATCCGTGATCGAACGGAAACGCGAGAAGTTGTCGAGCGATTCCTCAAGGATAATCGCTGGATCGACACCCGGCGCGCTGCCATCCAATGGAATGCCCGAAAGCCGGTCAATAACGCCGGGGAAATTAGGCGTCAGCGGCGTAGTCGCTTCGTAATCAACATCAACGTCGCGGTAGCTGCCGGTGTATTCGATTTGGAAATCGCCCGCATCATAAGTGATGTGCGCACGAATACCCCAATGATCACTGTCGAGGACAGGCGTGATGCCGCGTGCGATAACATCGCGCGGATCGCCGATACCGATTTCGCTAAGCGGAACATCGCGCCCTTCGATCTCACCGATCTCTTCTGCAACGCCAAGCGGCAATGCGAAGTTGGAACCAGTGTAGCCGGTGCCGGTTTCGCGGATATATTCACCAGCCAGCAAAACGGAGAGCCGGTCAGTTGGCTCCCAAAGGATTTGCGCCCGGCCAGCGTAGTTTTCCTCTGATTCGGCAACGCCAATCCCCTGAACCGGGCCGACATTGTCGTAATAGCTACCGTGCTCCAGATACAGACCGGAGAAACGCACAGCGACCGTGTCGCTCAATGGAATGTTCAATGTTCCGCGCAGCGAGAAATGATCAAAATTGCCATATTCCGCTTCGACCGAACCATCAAAGCCGCCGAGGCCGGGACGAATGGTGATCGCATTGATCGAACCTGCGGTGGCGTTGCGGCCACGCAATGTCCCCTGCGGACCGACATTCACCTCTACACGGGCAATATCGAAGAATGCCGAACCAATGCCAGCGGGTCGTGGAATGTTCACACCATCAAAATGGAACGCCGCAGCCGGATCGCCGATTTCGGTGTTGTTGGTGCTACCGATGCCGCGGATGAAGACCTCAACATTGGGACCATTGTTGGCAACCGAAAGACCAGGAATGCTCTCTTGCAGATCGGTGACGTTTTGAACGCCAATGGCGCGAAGGTCTTCGCCGGTGATTGCGAAGGCCGTACCCGCGAAATCTTGCAATGATTGTTCGCGACGATCCGCGGTAACAACGATTGCATTGTCGGATGCTACCTCATCCGCCGCTGCTTCGTTGGCCGGTGCCTGTTCGTCTTGATCTTGTGCGTATAGAGGCTGCGTTAAGCCGAAGCTTGCGACGCCCGCCAAAAGAATAGTGCGCGTAGAAATCATCATTCTCTCCCCTGAGTCCGCGTTTCACGAATCTCTTACCGGGAGGTATAACTACAATTTGTGAACGATCACAACAGAAAAGTGAACGATCACAATTTTGTTGGTGATGTTGGGATTTTTCGGTAGACCGTAATCGAGGGTAAGAGACAGGCGAACTGGGCCTGTCCAATAGAGGGGTTAATCTTGGCGAGCCATTCGCGAAAAAAGTCAGCGACAATGCGCGATGTGGCCTCGGTTGCGGGGGTCTCACATCAGACCGTTTCGCGCGTGATCAACAATTCCCCCAATGTAAAAAAGGAATTGCGCGATAAGGTGCAGATGGCCATCGACGATCTTGGCTATGTTCCTAATATCGCCGCGCGCCGGATGGGGGGAAATCGCTCCTATCTCATTCTGGCTATCAATGATCGCGCCCGAACGTTGGACAATTGGAACGTCGGTCGCGGCAATGACTGGGTCGATCAAATGTTGTTCGGCGGCATGATGGAATGCGAGAAAAACGGATTCCGCCTTATTTTTGAATTGGTCGACACCGAAGACCCTGCGGCCTCAAAACAATTGGCGCGGGCGATTGCATCTCTGCGACCGGATGGCGTCATCTTGACCCCGCCCCATTCTGAAAATCAGGATTTGGCCGATTTGCTTTCGGCCAACGGAACCGCTTTCGCGCGGCTTGGTTCGTCCAACAAAGATGACGGCATCAATATCGCGATGGATGATAAGGCCGCTGCGCGTGCCGCAACGCAAAGCGTCCTTGAATTGAATCATCGCAAGGTCGCATTTGTCGCCGGCAGCAGCGAGTATCTTGCGTCTGTCGATCGGCTTGAGGGTTATAGAGAAGCCATGGCCGAAGCGGGCGCCGCCATCCACCCAGATTGGGAACAACCCGGTGATTTCAGTTTCGAAAGCGGGACGAAAGCGGCCGCCAATTTGTTCAATTGCAAAGACAGGCCAACCGCGGTCATTGCAAGCAACGATGAGATGGCCTTTGCCCTTCTCCACGAGGCCGCAGAATTTGGGATCGCTGTTCCAGAGGAATTGTCGATCATCAGCTTTGATGACACACCCGGCGTACGGTTCAGCGTTCCGCCGTTGACCGCCATTCGTCAGCCGATTTCTGCGATGGCGCAGCGCGCAGCAAGTGAACTAATGAACGAAGAAACAGTGGCGCAAACGACGGCTCAAATCACCCTGCCGTTTGAATTGATTGTTCGGGGGAGCACGGGACCTGTCCCACGGTGACCTCAGCGAAACGATCGCTGTTCCCAGCCCATTTCGTTCTATCATACGGAACAGCAAATGCCGGCGCATCGATCGCCTACGTTCCACTATTGGTGCTCATCCTCCCGCTTAAGGCGGAAATCATCAGCCCAGACAACAAACTCCAATTGTTAAGCTTGGCGCTCTTGATCGGAGCCATTGCCGCAAGTGTATCAAACATCATTGCAGGCTGGATCAGCGACCGCATGTTCGCGCGGATCGGCAGTCGGATCCCTCAAATCGCGATCGGCCTCGTGGCGATATTGCTGTCCTATGCTGTGTTCGCAAAGGCCAACTCAGCGATCGGATTGATTGGTGCGGTCGTTCTCTTTCAATTCTGTCTCAATTCCCTGTTTTCTCCACTCGGCACCCTATTGGCAGACAAAGTGCCTCACCATGCGAAGGGTCGTATGTCGGCGGTTCTCAATTTGGGTTTTCCTATCGGAACCTTGGCGATCGCATTTTTGAGCTTGTCGTTCTTTGACACGGAGAACGCTCGATTGCTGGCCTTGGGAACAATCGTGTTCGTCTGCATCGTTCCTTTGATCTTTTCAGCGCGATCGTTGCCCGATCTGACGGTCCCTGCTCCGCCCGCCAAATCCGCTCCTGACGCAATCTCGGACAACGACGGACTTGGCGTCGCGATCAGCCCGGCAAGTGGCGACCCCATGTCACGAAGATCGGATTTGGCTTTGGCCTGGTTCGCCCGGTTTGCCGTGCAATTGTCTGGCGCCGTGATTTTTGGTTATATCCTGTATTTCCTGCAAGATGTCCTCTCGCAATCGAGCAACATTGGACCAGACACAGCCGATCAAGCTTTGGCGCAGTTGACGGTAACGGCAACGCCGATTGCCATTATCATGGGCTTGTCGGCAGGCTACGTCTCGGACAGGTTGAACGCGCGCAAAGCGTTCATGATGATTGCTGCTTTGGCTGTGGCGCTTTCATTGATGATGATGATCCATTGGCCATCATGGACATCAATCTACGTCGCCTATGTCG comes from the Erythrobacter sp. Alg231-14 genome and includes:
- a CDS encoding TonB-dependent receptor — protein: MMISTRTILLAGVASFGLTQPLYAQDQDEQAPANEAAADEVASDNAIVVTADRREQSLQDFAGTAFAITGEDLRAIGVQNVTDLQESIPGLSVANNGPNVEVFIRGIGSTNNTEIGDPAAAFHFDGVNIPRPAGIGSAFFDIARVEVNVGPQGTLRGRNATAGSINAITIRPGLGGFDGSVEAEYGNFDHFSLRGTLNIPLSDTVAVRFSGLYLEHGSYYDNVGPVQGIGVAESEENYAGRAQILWEPTDRLSVLLAGEYIRETGTGYTGSNFALPLGVAEEIGEIEGRDVPLSEIGIGDPRDVIARGITPVLDSDHWGIRAHITYDAGDFQIEYTGSYRDVDVDYEATTPLTPNFPGVIDRLSGIPLDGSAPGVDPAIILEESLDNFSRFRSITDSRSHFQELRIFDTDGDFIWSVGGVYIREDQFAFLGSTGDRSPFFQGIEFNTTVDTDSYGLFADATYEVADGFRLTGGIRYTEDSKERSGVAARYGLALGDNNFNCCLGVRAGTEGFEFAARGRTIFNPDTDGSGDISNAEAFAFHLDGIAAFGARDNLGAILGAGPVEGHFDDVPNGVPCLDTNSNDGLTCNGFANTTQFTFSVPFGGQIFQQQGSFKDSFVDWRFRAELDVTPDNLVYALIANGHKSGGFNDNLGDLGPAPTYGTESVILYEIGSKNEFDIGNVGARLNASLFYNDYSDQVFTGLLSVQTAIDFTNTFGGTVLEIPGGTNTDLVVSFSFNAADSEIYGLQLDGGLDLPGNLSIDFSALYIEAKILESQEIPDFRFQPDVDAANAVNRSIAGSRLPRVPRLQLNGQISQVFELPSGQLDYVISMGYRSSQFHTIFNSQEFDAAGVGTEVTNGRLLDRIDGYFTMDIGAGWTLDDEGKYRVEAYANNITNAVHEAAIIITQFDNTRFFTRPRTYGARIRAKF
- a CDS encoding substrate-binding domain-containing protein: MRDVASVAGVSHQTVSRVINNSPNVKKELRDKVQMAIDDLGYVPNIAARRMGGNRSYLILAINDRARTLDNWNVGRGNDWVDQMLFGGMMECEKNGFRLIFELVDTEDPAASKQLARAIASLRPDGVILTPPHSENQDLADLLSANGTAFARLGSSNKDDGINIAMDDKAAARAATQSVLELNHRKVAFVAGSSEYLASVDRLEGYREAMAEAGAAIHPDWEQPGDFSFESGTKAAANLFNCKDRPTAVIASNDEMAFALLHEAAEFGIAVPEELSIISFDDTPGVRFSVPPLTAIRQPISAMAQRAASELMNEETVAQTTAQITLPFELIVRGSTGPVPR
- a CDS encoding MFS transporter is translated as MTSAKRSLFPAHFVLSYGTANAGASIAYVPLLVLILPLKAEIISPDNKLQLLSLALLIGAIAASVSNIIAGWISDRMFARIGSRIPQIAIGLVAILLSYAVFAKANSAIGLIGAVVLFQFCLNSLFSPLGTLLADKVPHHAKGRMSAVLNLGFPIGTLAIAFLSLSFFDTENARLLALGTIVFVCIVPLIFSARSLPDLTVPAPPAKSAPDAISDNDGLGVAISPASGDPMSRRSDLALAWFARFAVQLSGAVIFGYILYFLQDVLSQSSNIGPDTADQALAQLTVTATPIAIIMGLSAGYVSDRLNARKAFMMIAALAVALSLMMMIHWPSWTSIYVAYVVFSAGLTAYLTIDAAAVTQLIEQSTDKARTLGVMNLTNTLPAIMAPSLALILNSSAMSQSVLIPLLQCAAVLALVGAFAVGRMRLVR